The DNA region CGTTGTCCACGGTAGCGTCGCCGATCACCCGAACCTGCCTGTTCGGCCGTTCCCCGTCGGCGCGCAGCGCCTCCTCCACATCGATCACCAGTCCGACCCGGGAGTCGGCCGCCACCCGTCGCAGATGGGGCCGCCGCGCATAACTGGTCAGCAGGATCCGCCCGTCCGCCCAGAGGAACCAGATCGGCGTAATGTGCGGAAACCCGTCGGCCTCCACCGTCGAGAACCGTGCGACTGTATCCGACGCCAG from Nocardia tengchongensis includes:
- a CDS encoding pyridoxamine 5'-phosphate oxidase family protein, with product MRQLDEFEVERLLASDTVARFSTVEADGFPHITPIWFLWADGRILLTSYARRPHLRRVAADSRVGLVIDVEEALRADGERPNRQVRVIGDATVDNDPDGLWTARIRAKYLGPDAPTVRAERKLITVVPRRIVAVASV